One segment of Candidatus Delongbacteria bacterium DNA contains the following:
- the nrdR gene encoding transcriptional repressor NrdR, translating to MKCPRCSSTDNKVIDSRVVKEGDAIRRRRVCLTCNSRFTTYEYVERSELSVEKSDGSLEDFDMNKVKRGINLALRKRVVDIDIDKLVREIYYDLADEFPEKVSSSKIGEAVMNKLKDIDEVAYVRFASVYRKFSDVKEFMQEITRIKGS from the coding sequence AAGTAATTGACTCTCGAGTTGTTAAAGAGGGCGATGCAATTAGACGAAGAAGGGTATGCTTAACTTGTAATAGCAGATTTACAACATATGAGTATGTTGAAAGAAGTGAGTTGTCAGTGGAAAAATCGGACGGAAGTCTTGAAGATTTTGATATGAACAAGGTTAAGAGAGGGATTAATTTAGCCCTGCGAAAACGTGTAGTCGATATTGACATAGATAAGTTGGTAAGAGAAATATATTATGATCTTGCAGACGAATTTCCAGAAAAAGTATCATCCAGTAAAATTGGTGAGGCTGTAATGAATAAATTGAAAGATATTGATGAAGTTGCCTATGTGCGATTCGCTTCAGTTTATAGAAAATTTTCTGATGTTAAAGAGTTTATGCAGGAGATAACAAGAATTAAGGGTTCTTAA
- a CDS encoding ComF family protein codes for MKIHRNSSSNFYSLFDFSKEMQRALYLLKYDHRKELGFELGKLIGKRILEYFNKEENIILVPIPIHKHKRYIRDYNQSEMIVKGIVEITGWKDGSMLVSRTVFTKSQTTMNKYQRKENVRSVFTVHELSEKKATYFIIDDVITTGATTLELKKNFEEKGIDKVGIISVASPHKDFEEL; via the coding sequence ATGAAAATCCACAGAAACTCCAGTTCCAATTTCTATTCACTTTTCGATTTCTCAAAGGAGATGCAAAGAGCTTTATATCTTCTGAAATATGACCATAGAAAAGAGCTAGGATTTGAATTGGGAAAACTAATCGGCAAACGAATTCTTGAATATTTTAATAAAGAAGAAAATATTATTCTGGTTCCAATACCAATTCATAAGCATAAAAGATATATTCGAGATTACAATCAAAGTGAGATGATAGTAAAAGGAATTGTTGAGATTACAGGATGGAAAGATGGCAGTATGCTAGTCTCAAGAACTGTATTTACAAAATCTCAAACAACAATGAATAAATATCAAAGAAAAGAAAACGTTAGATCAGTATTCACCGTACATGAGCTTTCTGAAAAAAAGGCAACATATTTTATAATAGATGATGTAATTACGACTGGTGCAACTACTCTTGAACTGAAGAAAAATTTTGAAGAAAAAGGCATAGATAAAGTTGGAATAATTTCTGTGGCATCTCCACATAAAGATTT